In one Silene latifolia isolate original U9 population chromosome 10, ASM4854445v1, whole genome shotgun sequence genomic region, the following are encoded:
- the LOC141605216 gene encoding uncharacterized protein LOC141605216, with protein sequence MHIGAMSSLVKPPVGNVSLSGLCYRSQNCTSYHIRVAPHNIRMSKLSVCCSKLNPWEPTPLTYAPTDEAEDKPEPELFETTQNIFETLQSEKVAQTTSKPPKERNFLKWPLWVLGPAFLLGTGMAPTLWLPTSSIFLGPNIASLMSLVGLDCIFNLGATLFLLMAHSTTQSKDPSQAPKSKAPFSYKFWNMFASIVGYVIPLTLLYGSQNGILQPQLANISFLVLLGPYLLLLSVQMLTELLTWHWQSPVWLVTPVIYEAYRVLQLMRGLKLSAELNAPAWMGHTLRGLVCWWVLILGLQLMRVAWFAGFSAKARRAQDSVDVLQS encoded by the coding sequence ATGCATATAGGAGCCATGTCATCTCTGGTGAAACCTCCAGTAGGCAACGTTTCCCTATCTGGACTCTGCTATCGAAGCCAGAATTGTACAAGTTATCATATTCGTGTTGCTCCTCACAATATCCGAATGAGTAAACTTTCAGTTTGCTGCTCAAAATTAAATCCATGGGAACCTACTCCTCTTACATACGCACCAACTGATGAGGCCGAAGATAAACCTGAACCTGAACTTTTTGAAACAACCCAAAACATATTTGAAACACTTCAGTCCGAGAAGGTTGCTCAAACAACTAGTAAACCACCAAAAGAGAGAAACTTTTTAAAATGGCCACTGTGGGTTCTCGGTCCCGCATTTCTTCTCGGAACTGGCATGGCCCCTACTCTATGGCTACCCACATCATCCATATTTCTTGGGCCCAACATTGCCAGTCTGATGTCGCTTGTCGGGTTAGACTGTATCTTCAATCTCGGTGCGACCCTTTTTCTCCTGATGGCTCATTCTACTACCCAGTCTAAAGATCCAAGCCAGGCTCCCAAAAGCAAGGCTCCTTTCAGTTACAAGTTCTGGAACATGTTTGCATCAATCGTAGGTTATGTTATCCCCTTGACATTGCTCTATGGCTCACAAAATGGCATTCTCCAACCCCAACTTGCGAACATTTCATTCTTAGTGCTTCTTGGCCCCTATCTCCTCCTCCTGTCGGTTCAGATGCTTACGGAATTGTTGACATGGCATTGGCAGTCACCTGTTTGGCTTGTGACTCCAGTCATTTACGAGGCTTATCGAGTACTGCAACTTATGAGGGGTTTAAAGCTTAGTGCAGAGCTCAATGCACCAGCATGGATGGGTCATACCTTGAGGGGGTTAGTGTGTTGGTGGGTGCTGATCCTTGGTCTGCAGCTCATGAGAGTTGCTTGGTTTGCTGGCTTCTCGGCCAAAGCTCGTAGGGCTCAGGATAGTGTTGATGTGCTTCAATCTTAA
- the LOC141605217 gene encoding SKA complex subunit 1 homolog — MEAEEAGASLESLMLSFNTRISQLQELIIARNMYPASSIADLSAVDAAVKVMELQVQSIKARLREETLAIPKAKRLIEASLKQQKKLQEMSVHVPSNFAYTISSSGSDANDNLKAGHSRDDLGFGSMKIEEEPIALPKEKKGRGPPPLWYITADELGSLSSYMRGRLTLEKVNAAISDMATYAEANAHLITSAKKKLPESMWERALELRDIATTEGVKGKHFFLESDMKGPSLKLDNTGKAILTVLRHLGRISETRVGHNRVIILSKPH; from the exons ATGGAAGCAGAAGAAGCAGGAGCATCTCTAGAATCACTAATGTTATCCTTCAACACTCGCATTTCTCAGCTCCAAGAACTCATCATTGCTCGCAACA TGTATCCGGCGAGTAGCATCGCTGATCTCTCGGCTGTCGATGCGGCGGTCAAAGTCATGGAACTTCAAGTTCAATCGATTAAAGCTCGGTTACGCGAGGAAACCCTAGCTATTCCTAAAGCTAAG AGATTAATTGAAGCATCTCTAAAACAACAGAAGAAGCTGCAAGAGATGTCAGTTCACGTTCCATCTAACTTTGCGTATACAATCTCGTCTTCAGGTTCCGATGCTAATGATAA CTTAAAGGCAGGACATTCTAGGGATGATTTAGGATTTGGATCAATGAAGATAGAGGAGGAACCTATTGCGCTGCCCAAG GAGAAAAAAGGCCGTGGACCTCCTCCATTGTGGTACATAACTGCAGACGAGCTGGGATCTCTATCATC TTATATGAGAGGAAGACTGACACTGGAGAAAGTAAATGCGGCTATTAGTGATATGGCTACGTATGCTGAAGCAAATGCCCATCTTATCACATCCGCCAAAAAAAAG TTGCCTGAAAGCATGTGGGAGAGGGCTTTG GAACTCCGAGATATTGCAACGACAGAAGGAGTCAAAGGCAAACATTTTTTCCTTGAAAGTGATATGAAGGGACCGTCACTAAAGCTTGACAACACTGGAAAAGCAATATTAACT GTTCTTCGACACCTTGGCCGCATTAGTGAGACACGAGTTGGACACAATCGAGTGATTATCCTCTCAAAACCTCACTAA
- the LOC141605218 gene encoding vesicle-associated protein 1-2-like isoform X1 has protein sequence MNSGGELLTIHPYELQFTFELNKQNSCTMQLSNNTDNHVAFKVKTTNPKKYSVRPNTGIVLPHSTYDLLVTMQAQKEGPSDLQCKDRFLLQSVITSPESTIKDITSDMFKKESGNLVDEYKLKVTYVLPSEPLPATVEEFSDEGSPPKPSVSDNGSLNATDLNRNYVMHLQTSRAPVETQDDLTQAKVLISRLTEEKNSILQLNNKLHQEMDRLRLEISRGRSGIPFMYIIIVGFLGIFFGYVINRS, from the exons ATGAACTCAGGAGGAGAACTTCTCACCATTCATCCTTATGAACTTCAATTCACAT TTGAGTTGAACAAGCAGAACTCATGTACCATGCAACTTAGTAATAACACAGACAATCATGTTGCTTTCAAG GTGAAAACAACAAATCCCAAGAAGTATTCTGTGAGGCCTAATACTGGGATTGTCTTGCCACATTCTACTTATGATCTCTTAG TCACAATGCAAGCACAGAAAGAAGGTCCTTCTGATTTGCAATGCAAGGACAGGTTTCTTCTCCAAAGTGTGATCACCAGCCCTGAATCAACCATCAAGGATATTACTTCGGATATG TTTAAGAAGGAATCCGGGAACTTAGTTGATGAATACAAATTGAAAGTCACATATGTCCTACCTTCAGAACCTCTACCAGCTACTGTTGAAGAATTTTCAGATGAAGGGTCTCCACCGAAGCCTTCTGTATCTGACAACGGGAGTTTGAATGCTACTGAC CTTAATAGGAATTATGTCATGCACTTGCAGACTTCAAGAGCCCCTGTCGAAACACAAGATGATTTAACGCAG GCAAAAGTTTTGATATCGAGGCTGACAGAAGAGAAAAACTCCATCCTTCAACTAAACAACAAGCTTCACCAGGAAATG GATCGTTTGAGGCTTGAGATCAGTAGAGGGCGTAGTGGAATCCCATTCATGTACATAATCATTGTTGGATTCCTCGGAATCTTTTTCGGGTATGTTATAAACAGAAGCTGA
- the LOC141605221 gene encoding putative lipid-binding protein At4g00165, whose amino-acid sequence MKITAFSLYIYAQIAYYTHNTELIIRTSFIKKNMGSSKSVALIVIFNILCFTCVSSHYVPCSPPPYPSSPPSTHVTKCPKDTLKFGVCGSWLGLVTEVIGTKPSPECCNLVKGIADLEAAVCLCTALKANVLGLVKVKTSIALSLLLNGCGKKVPEGFKC is encoded by the coding sequence atgaaaatcaCAGCATTTTCACTATATATATATGCCCAGATTGCCTACTATACACATAACACAGAACTGATCATACGAACTTCTTTCATTAAAAAGAACATGGGAAGCTCAAAATCAGTTGCCTTAATTGTAATTTTTAATATCTTGTGCTTCACTTGTGTCTCATCCCATTATGTCCCATGCTCCCCGCCACCTTACCCATCTTCCCCGCCTTCCACCCATGTAACAAAATGTCCCAAAGACACTCTTAAGTTTGGGGTGTGTGGTAGCTGGCTTGGTCTAGTTACTGAAGTCATAGGGACTAAGCCTAGCCCCGAATGCTGTAACCTAGTGAAAGGCATAGCAGATCTCGAGGCAGCAGTGTGTCTATGCACCGCGCTCAAGGCTAATGTTTTGGGTCTGGTCAAGGTAAAGACGTCCATTGCTCTGAGTCTCCTACTAAATGGCTGTGGAAAGAAGGTTCCAGAAGGTTTCAAATGCTAA
- the LOC141605220 gene encoding vesicle-associated protein 1-2-like — MHVTNSTDNYVFLKVKTTNCSKYWVQPHIAIVSPHSTFVILVNMQAQKEAPVDNQCKDKFLLQSVIINPESTFKDITNDMFEKESGNIVDEYFFKVAYVSSPQPLHAIEQEVSDGRSLPKPSAADNGILNATAGLNRNSVMHFQTSSTPDETQYLLTQAKALIYRLIDERDFTNYVNNKLRRETDSLRREMSIIGDGVLRVANHPFIPRNKQKID, encoded by the exons ATGCATGTTACTAATAGCACAGACAACTATGTTTTTCTCAAG GTGAAAACAACAAATTGCAGTAAGTATTGGGTGCAGCCTCATATTGCGATCGTCTCACCGCATTCCACGTTTGTTATCTTAG TGAACATGCAAGCACAGAAAGAAGCTCCTGTTGACAATCAATGCAAGGACAAGTTTCTTCTCCAGAGTGTGATCATCAACCCTGAATCTACTTTTAAGGACATTACTAATGACATG TTTGAAAAGGAATCCGGGAATATAGTCGACGAATACTTTTTTAAAGTCGCATATGTTTCATCTCCACAACCTCTACATGCGATTGAACAAGAAGTATCAGATGGAAGGTCTTTGCCGAAGCCTTCTGCAGCTGACAATGGGATTTTGAATGCTACTGCTGGC CTCAATAGGAACTCTGTCATGCACTTCCAGACTTCAAGTACCCCTGACGAAACACAGTATCTTTTAACTCAG GCAAAAGCTTTGATATATAGGCTGATAGACGAGAGAGACTTCACCAATTATGTAAATAACAAGCTTCGTCGGGAAACG GACAGTTTGAGGCGTGAGATGAGTATAATTGGGGATGGGGTGCTCAGGGTTGCAAATCACCCCTTTATTCCACGAAACAAGCAAAAAATAGACTAA
- the LOC141605218 gene encoding vesicle-associated protein 1-2-like isoform X2, whose amino-acid sequence MNSGGELLTIHPYELQFTFELNKQNSCTMQLSNNTDNHVAFKVKTTNPKKYSVRPNTGIVLPHSTYDLLVTMQAQKEGPSDLQCKDRFLLQSVITSPESTIKDITSDMFKKESGNLVDEYKLKVTYVLPSEPLPATVEEFSDEGSPPKPSVSDNGSLNATDTSRAPVETQDDLTQAKVLISRLTEEKNSILQLNNKLHQEMDRLRLEISRGRSGIPFMYIIIVGFLGIFFGYVINRS is encoded by the exons ATGAACTCAGGAGGAGAACTTCTCACCATTCATCCTTATGAACTTCAATTCACAT TTGAGTTGAACAAGCAGAACTCATGTACCATGCAACTTAGTAATAACACAGACAATCATGTTGCTTTCAAG GTGAAAACAACAAATCCCAAGAAGTATTCTGTGAGGCCTAATACTGGGATTGTCTTGCCACATTCTACTTATGATCTCTTAG TCACAATGCAAGCACAGAAAGAAGGTCCTTCTGATTTGCAATGCAAGGACAGGTTTCTTCTCCAAAGTGTGATCACCAGCCCTGAATCAACCATCAAGGATATTACTTCGGATATG TTTAAGAAGGAATCCGGGAACTTAGTTGATGAATACAAATTGAAAGTCACATATGTCCTACCTTCAGAACCTCTACCAGCTACTGTTGAAGAATTTTCAGATGAAGGGTCTCCACCGAAGCCTTCTGTATCTGACAACGGGAGTTTGAATGCTACTGAC ACTTCAAGAGCCCCTGTCGAAACACAAGATGATTTAACGCAG GCAAAAGTTTTGATATCGAGGCTGACAGAAGAGAAAAACTCCATCCTTCAACTAAACAACAAGCTTCACCAGGAAATG GATCGTTTGAGGCTTGAGATCAGTAGAGGGCGTAGTGGAATCCCATTCATGTACATAATCATTGTTGGATTCCTCGGAATCTTTTTCGGGTATGTTATAAACAGAAGCTGA
- the LOC141605215 gene encoding flavin-containing monooxygenase FMO GS-OX-like 3 produces the protein MAESHKVAVIGAGVAGLIAARELQNEGHQVVLFEKSDKLGGLWVYDPRVESDELGYEPCREIVHSSVYQSLRTNLPRVLMEFSGFGFAEREYGDPRTYPGHQEVLAFLNDFATQQGIIELIRFNSEVIRVERVGDRVDKWVVEWRVKEEGKRAKLEEEVFEAVVVCNGHCTVPRVADVPGIEKWPGKQIHSHNYRVPDPFHNQVVVVIGNGPSAQDISRDICKVAKEVHVSSRSPDTVFSKLDHNLWQHSSIHDTREDGTVEFEDGSSVQATIIMHCTGYKYEFPFLNTNGIVSIEDNRVGPLYKHVFSPELAPWLSFLSLPQKTIIFDMIELQSKWISRVLSGKVRLPPKEKMIKDVQEFYQQMTLLKRPKHLTHFLLDSEEYLDCLAEQAGISPVEDWKKEIHRESSKRREQNPGGFRDE, from the exons ATGGCAGAGTCCCACAAAGTAGCAGTAATTGGGGCTGGTGTGGCGGGTCTGATTGCAGCCCGGGAGCTTCAAAATGAAGGCCACCAGGTTGTCTTGTTTGAGAAATCCGACAAACTTGGTGGGTTATGGGTATATGACCCACGGGTTGAGTCTGATGAACTGGGTTATGAGCCGTGTCGAGAGATTGTTCACAGTAGCGTCTACCAGTCACTCCGAACTAACCTTCCCCGTGTCCTTATGGAATTCTCGGGTTTTGGCTTTGCGGAGAGAGAATACGGGGACCCCAGAACTTACCCGGGTCATCAAGAAGTGCTGGCTTTTTTGAATGATTTTGCTACTCAGCAGGGGATCATTGAGCTGATTCGGTTTAACTCGGAGGTTATTCGAGTTGAGCGAGTTGGGGATAGGGTGGATAAGTGGGTAGTTGAGTGGCGGGTAAAAGAGGAAGGTAAAAGGGCAAAGTTGGAAGAAGAGGTTTTTGAAGCTGTTGTAGTTTGCAACGGTCATTGTACTGTGCCACGTGTTGCTGATGTGCCAG GAATTGAGAAATGGCCAGGAAAACAAATACACAGCCATAATTACAGAGTTCCTGACCCATTTCATAACCAG GTGGTGGTTGTAATTGGGAATGGACCAAGTGCGCAAGATATATCAAGGGATATTTGTAAGGTTGCTAAGGAGGTTCATGTCTCATCAAGGTCACCTGATACTGTATTTTCAAAACTTGATCATAATCTTTGGCAACACTCCTCT ATTCATGACACTAGGGAAGATGGCACAGTGGAGTTCGAGGATGGATCATCAGTTCAGGCCACCATAATCATGCACTGTacagg GTACAAATATGAATTTCCATTTCTGAACACAAATGGAATCGTAAGCATAGAAGACAATCGAGTTGGACCGCTGTACAAGCATGTGTTCTCACCCGAGCTTGCTCCTTGGCTTTCTTTCCTGAGTTTACCTCAGAAG ACAATAATATTTGATATGATCGAACTTCAATCAAAATGGATATCAAGAGTCTTATCTGGCAAAGTACGTCTACCACCGAAGGAGAAGATGATAAAAGACGTACAAGAGTTTTACCAGCAAATGACATTACTGAAGAGGCCTAAACACCTTACCCATTTTCTCTTGGATTCTGAAGAG TACTTGGACTGTTTAGCAGAACAAGCAGGAATCTCACCTGTGGAAGATTGGAAGAAGGAGATTCACCGAGAGTCATCAAAGCGCAGAGAGCAAAATCCGGGTGGATTTCGAGATGAGTAG
- the LOC141607141 gene encoding protein FAR1-RELATED SEQUENCE 6-like has translation MDQEHFKDTLRDFCIQEGFHIIIVKADKSRYTAECATVGCEWRIHASVLQDGTTWAIKSIRAAEHGCNGVKSYNPLANAEWVSNKLIEDIRADPVITRESIQKKLMERYGLNMKKSTLYRMRDKALQLINGGHDTSYGLLPTYCEVVKLTNPGSYAICAWTTMDTPEKPLQNKSLFVSFSAQFKGLIAGCRSLIGVDGTHLKGNYGGVLLSAIAVDGNNEIFPVAVGVVESENKESWSNFFWHLKQVLAESGREDWTIISDRQKGIEPALEQVWPSCYRRFCARHLCKNFKKDYPGLLMHKLFWKLVNSYSSSPSKIT, from the coding sequence ATGGATCAAGAGCATTTCAAAGATACCCTAAGAGATTTCTGCATTCAAGAGGGGTTTCATATAATAATTGTGAAGGCTGATAAGTCCAGGTACACTGCTGAATGTGCCACTGTGGGGTGTGAATGGAGAATACATGCTAGTGTGTTACAAGATGGAACCACTTGGGCTATAAAATCCATCAGGGCTGCAGAACATGGTTGTAATGGTGTGAAAAGTTATAACCCCCTGGCAAATGCTGAATGGGTTTCTAATAAACTTATTGAAGACATAAGGGCAGATCCTGTAATTACTCGGGAGTCCATTCAGAAAAAGTTAATGGAAAGGTATGGCCTTAACATGAAGAAATCCACCTTGTATAGGATGAGGGACAAAGCTTTACAGCTTATCAATGGTGGCCATGACACATCTTATGGATTATTACCAACTTACTGTGAGGTAGTAAAGCTTACTAACCCTGGATCTTATGCTATTTGTGCATGGACTACTATGGACACCCCTGAGAAGCCTCTGCAAAATAAATCTTTGTTTGTGTCATTCAGTGCTCAGTTTAAGGGATTAATTGCAGGATGTAGAAGTTTAATAGGGGTGGATGGCACACACTTGAAGGGTAATTATGGAGGTGTGCTATTGTCAGCTATAGCTGTTGATGGTAATAATGAAATATTCCCTGTGGCTGTTGGTGTGGTTGAGTCTGAAAATAAAGAGAGTTGGTCCAATTTCTTTTGGCACCTAAAACAAGTCTTGGCTGAAAGTGGAAGGGAGGATTGGACAATTATATCAGATAGACAAAAAGGAATTGAACCAGCTTTGGAACAAGTGTGGCCAAGTTGTTATAGAAGATTTTGTGCAAGACATTTGTGCAAAAATTTCAAGAAAGACTATCCTGGACTTCTGATGCACAAGCTATTTTGGAAGCTTGTTAATTCCTATTCGAGTTCACCTTCAAAAATCACTTGA